One region of Polynucleobacter paneuropaeus genomic DNA includes:
- the flgB gene encoding flagellar basal body rod protein FlgB: MDKLDALFDFNATALRVRAQRQEILAANIANADTPNYKARDIDFAASLKKALEANVASAANNSAVSSNGNISLATTHGQHIPGGNGLSEADLLYRPLIQGSVDGNSVDGEVERTAFVDNAIHYEANITMLNAQIKDMTTALNSGN; this comes from the coding sequence ATGGATAAATTAGACGCGCTCTTTGATTTTAATGCAACCGCCCTGCGGGTGAGGGCTCAACGCCAAGAAATTTTAGCAGCCAATATCGCCAATGCAGATACCCCGAACTATAAAGCACGGGATATCGACTTTGCCGCATCCCTCAAAAAAGCCCTCGAGGCCAATGTGGCTAGTGCAGCCAATAATTCTGCGGTGAGTTCCAACGGCAATATATCCCTTGCTACTACTCATGGTCAACATATTCCGGGCGGTAACGGTCTCAGTGAGGCTGACTTGTTGTATCGCCCCTTGATTCAGGGAAGTGTAGACGGCAACTCGGTTGATGGTGAGGTCGAGAGAACAGCGTTCGTGGATAACGCCATTCATTACGAAGCCAATATCACCATGCTTAACGCCCAGATTAAAGATATGACCACAGCACTGAATTCTGGTAATTAA
- the flgC gene encoding flagellar basal body rod protein FlgC — protein MSSLQNVFNISSSAMSAQSQRLNTVASNLANVDSATSSSGQPYKAKQVIFEATPVGTSGHQGVKVNKVIEDQTPARMVHDPANPLADKDGMVAMPNVNATQEMVNMISTSRSYQNNVETMNAAKTMLQRTLTIGQN, from the coding sequence ATGTCCTCCTTACAAAACGTTTTTAATATTTCTAGTTCAGCGATGAGCGCGCAGTCTCAACGCTTAAATACTGTTGCTAGTAACTTGGCCAACGTGGATAGTGCGACGAGTTCCAGTGGTCAACCCTACAAGGCCAAGCAAGTTATCTTCGAAGCAACACCGGTTGGCACATCAGGTCATCAGGGCGTTAAGGTCAATAAGGTGATTGAAGATCAAACACCCGCTCGCATGGTGCATGACCCAGCTAATCCGTTGGCAGATAAAGATGGCATGGTAGCAATGCCTAACGTGAATGCTACCCAAGAGATGGTGAACATGATCTCTACATCACGCTCGTATCAAAACAACGTTGAAACGATGAACGCTGCAAAAACGATGTTGCAAAGAACTTTAACCATTGGCCAAAACTAA